The nucleotide sequence TCAAATTCCAATCCCAGCATCAGTCCCATTCCCTTTACTCTTTTTACTTGTGGGATAGCAGCTGCCTTTTCCTTGAAGTATTCAAAGAGATGGGCAGCATTTTCTATTAAATTTTCCTTTTCAATGACTTCCAATACGGCCAATCCTGCGGCACATGCCAAGTGATTGCCCCCAAAGGTGGTTCCCAACATGCCGTAGGAAGCCTTGATGCTTTCATGGATCAGGACCCCACCAATAGGAAATCCGTTGCCCATTCCCTTGGCTACGGTAACAATATCCGGTTTGATGCCGTAATGTTGGAAGGCAAAAAATTTACCACTTCTGCCATAACCACATTGCACCTCGTCCGCAATCAGCAAAGCCCCGTTTTCCTTAGAAAGTGAAGCTATATTTTGATAAAACTCCTGGGACGGCTGATCCAGACCTCCAACCCCTTGAATGGTCTCTATAATTACACAACATACATCCCCTTTGGAAATTTCGTTTTTAAAAGCGGCCAAATCCTCGAAAGGAAGTATGGTTACCTTTTGTTGCTTGTTGATGGGTGCATTTATTTTTTCGTTGTCCGTGGCGGCCACGGCAGCAGAAGTTCTCCCATGGAATCCGTGTTTAAAGGCAATTACACGTGATTTTCCTGTTTGGAACGATGCCAATTTTAAGGCATTTTCGTTGGCCTCTGCCCCAGAATTACAAAGAAACAGATTGTAATCCTCACAGCCAGA is from Arenibacter algicola and encodes:
- a CDS encoding aspartate aminotransferase family protein, which gives rise to MELFDVYPLYNVTPVSAKGIVVTDEKGQEYLDFYGGHAVISIGHSHPHYVQRLKEQLDKIGFYSNAVQNPVQEALANKLGKLSGCEDYNLFLCNSGAEANENALKLASFQTGKSRVIAFKHGFHGRTSAAVAATDNEKINAPINKQQKVTILPFEDLAAFKNEISKGDVCCVIIETIQGVGGLDQPSQEFYQNIASLSKENGALLIADEVQCGYGRSGKFFAFQHYGIKPDIVTVAKGMGNGFPIGGVLIHESIKASYGMLGTTFGGNHLACAAGLAVLEVIEKENLIENAAHLFEYFKEKAAAIPQVKRVKGMGLMLGLEFDFEVAELRKKLIHNQHMFTGGASDKHVLRVLPALNITKENLDHFFDALKRELA